A region of the Stieleria neptunia genome:
GGCGGGCGTGGAAACCCTGGACGTCCCGCTGTCGTCCAAGTGGCCCAACGATGCCGACGTGGTGATCGATTTTTCTCTGCCCGAAGCGATCGATCGCTGCATCGAAAAATGCGAACTGCACGAAACCGCGCTGGTCGTCGCCACCACCGGAATGACCGACGCGCAAGTCGAACGGCTCAATGAAGCGTCCGAGAACATTCCGATCGTGTGGGCCCCCAGCATGTCGTTGGCCGTCAACCTGTCGATGAAACTCGCTCAGCAAATCACCGAAAAACTGCTCGATGTCCCTGGCGGTCTGGACATCGAGATCATCGAACGCCACCACCGTTACAAGGCCGACGCCCCGAGCGGAACGGCACTCAAATTCGGTGACCTGATCGCGGAAAAGCTGGGCGACGACACCAAACACGTGCACGGACGCGAAGGCCACACCGGCCAGCGCACCCGCAATGAAATCGGCTACCACGCCGTCCGCGTCGGCGACAATCCCGGTGAACACACCATCGTGTTCGGCATGCTGGGCGAACGGATCGAGTTGAACGTGGCCGCCAGCAGCCGCGATTGCTACGCCGCCGGTGCCCTGGCCGCCGCCAAATGGCTGAACGACAAACCGGAGGGCATGTACGACATGTTCGACGTGCTGGAGATGTAATGAAGTGTGACGAGGGTTATCGATGTGACGTCTGTGGCCAAGACGTGACCTCCATCGTCGACAGCGACTTGTACTTGCGGTATGTTATCGGCCAGCTCGACCCCGAAACCCTGCACACGACCGCCGAACGTCACCTCCGCTGCAATCCGGTCTTGGCCCAGTTCATCGACGACCCGCGATTTGAACCGCTGGTCGTCGACGGACCGATGGGACTGGCCAACCTGGACCCCGATTTCGTCGCCGAGCGCCGCGATTTGGTCACACGTGGCTTCCGACGGTTGCACGAAATCAACCACTGGCCCGGCGACCGAGACCTGACCCAGTACCCTCTGCCCGAGGCCATCGAAACCTACCGATCGGAGTAGAACCGAGCTGAGAAACGGTTTCCGCGCCCCACCGAAAGCGACGCGTCAGGCAACCGCAACTTCACGGGCAAAAACTGATTCGGGCCCCCTCGCAAAGAGGTCGTACAGTTTTTGAGACTTTGATCGTCAAGGATTTTCATCACTCTCCCCCTGGGAGAGTCGAGCGTAGCGAGGAGAGGGATTGCGTTGTTGCTTGGGGGCGCCCATCAAGAGTGAAGTGAACGCCGGGATCGACCGTTCGACCTCCCCTCGCTGCGCTCGACCCCATAGGCACCAAGTTAAGAAGTCACCCTCCCGTGTGCGGGAGGGTCGAGCGAAGCGAGGGGAGGGTTTCCGACATTGATGCTCCATCGTTGTTAGCAACTTTGGCTTCGCAACAACCCTCCCCGCGTCGTCGCACACTCCTCCGCGACCCTCCCAGAGGGAGGGTGACTACAACTTCGTTGATGAACGGATCGCTTAACTTGGTGCCTATGCCCCTCGCTGCGCTCGACCCTCCTGCCAGGAGGGTGACTTTCAAACTGCACCACCTCTGCCGGAGAGGGTGATGTTGGACGGATAGATACCAATGCCCCCTGGGAGGGCGACATCACCCTCGTTGACCTGGTATCGAAACAGCGACACCGTCGAGTGCCCATTCTGCCCCGCCGAGACGGCGCTGCTTCGCCGACGGCAAACCTTGTACATCGACCTGGCAAGGTGTAGTCTATCCAGAAGGGAATCACGTGCATTGCGGTTGTTTTCTGGCACGTGCTTCGATCAATCTTCTCCGCTTTCTGCCTCATCCCAGTCTCGCGACG
Encoded here:
- the dapB gene encoding 4-hydroxy-tetrahydrodipicolinate reductase gives rise to the protein MSTPLKIAVHGAAGRMGRRVVALASEDKTLQLVAAIENDQHPLLGQDAGDLAGVETLDVPLSSKWPNDADVVIDFSLPEAIDRCIEKCELHETALVVATTGMTDAQVERLNEASENIPIVWAPSMSLAVNLSMKLAQQITEKLLDVPGGLDIEIIERHHRYKADAPSGTALKFGDLIAEKLGDDTKHVHGREGHTGQRTRNEIGYHAVRVGDNPGEHTIVFGMLGERIELNVAASSRDCYAAGALAAAKWLNDKPEGMYDMFDVLEM